In the genome of Streptomyces racemochromogenes, one region contains:
- the nrtL gene encoding ArgS-related anticodon-binding protein NrtL, giving the protein MIPADLSRAVVQAVRRAVEGGELAAGVPGRVVVERTRPGGVGEYASPVALQVAKSARLEPREVARVLAGRLLADEPGILGVEITGPGFLNFSLAPPSAAALVREVRARGARYGYVPGAEPRGSAVRAAVRRIQESQGVPDGPVPRVAPVARRDGDVVAAYGADAAAWAMLCVPARETPSFTPALLVQDESSEFFRVRYAHARVRALGINAGDLGFRGEPGDDADGRELLRLLGEYPLVLEAAAHHQAPERLTRHLVAVADALLDFQHQVLPKGDEKPSAAHRARLALAEAAGTVLAGGLALLGIDAPDCL; this is encoded by the coding sequence GTGATCCCCGCCGACCTCTCTCGTGCCGTCGTACAAGCCGTACGCCGTGCCGTCGAGGGCGGTGAGCTCGCCGCCGGCGTGCCCGGGCGGGTGGTCGTCGAGCGGACCCGGCCCGGGGGAGTGGGGGAGTACGCCTCCCCCGTCGCGCTCCAGGTGGCGAAGAGCGCCCGGCTGGAGCCCCGTGAGGTCGCCCGGGTGCTCGCGGGCCGGCTCCTCGCCGACGAGCCCGGGATCCTGGGCGTGGAGATCACCGGCCCCGGATTCCTGAACTTCAGCCTCGCGCCCCCGTCCGCCGCCGCGCTCGTGCGCGAGGTGAGGGCGCGGGGGGCCCGGTACGGGTACGTGCCCGGTGCGGAGCCTCGGGGGAGTGCGGTACGGGCCGCCGTGCGGCGGATCCAGGAGAGCCAGGGCGTCCCGGACGGGCCCGTGCCGCGCGTCGCGCCCGTCGCCCGGCGGGACGGGGACGTCGTCGCCGCGTACGGGGCGGACGCCGCCGCCTGGGCCATGCTCTGCGTACCGGCCCGCGAGACCCCCTCCTTCACCCCCGCCCTGCTCGTCCAGGACGAGTCCAGTGAGTTCTTCCGCGTGCGGTACGCCCATGCCCGGGTGCGGGCGCTGGGGATCAATGCCGGTGACCTGGGGTTCCGTGGCGAGCCCGGCGACGACGCGGACGGCCGCGAGCTGCTGCGGTTGCTCGGCGAGTACCCGCTCGTGCTGGAGGCCGCAGCCCACCACCAGGCCCCCGAGCGGCTCACCCGGCACCTCGTGGCCGTCGCCGACGCGCTCCTCGACTTCCAGCACCAGGTCCTGCCCAAGGGCGACGAGAAACCCTCGGCCGCCCACCGCGCCCGGCTGGCACTCGCCGAAGCCGCCGGGACGGTGCTGGCCGGCGGCCTCGCCCTGCTCGGCATCGACGCCCCAGACTGCCTGTGA
- a CDS encoding response regulator yields the protein MAKTRTRGLRATYSRVVPGASGRVLVVDDNKVIRQLIKVNLELEGFEVVTANDGAECLDVVHRVCPDAITLDVVMPRLDGFGAAAQLRADPRTRHVPVAIVSACTQLEVEAGIAAGVDAFVAKPFEPAELVRVVRRLVERKGAPAGRAGRAGRGA from the coding sequence GTGGCAAAAACCCGGACGCGGGGGCTTAGGGCGACCTACTCTCGAGTTGTGCCAGGCGCCTCGGGCCGGGTGCTTGTTGTCGACGACAACAAGGTCATCCGGCAGCTGATCAAGGTCAATCTCGAGCTGGAGGGCTTCGAGGTAGTGACCGCGAACGATGGTGCCGAGTGTCTGGACGTGGTGCACCGGGTGTGTCCCGACGCGATCACCCTTGATGTGGTCATGCCCCGGCTGGACGGGTTCGGGGCCGCCGCGCAGTTGCGGGCCGATCCGCGGACGAGGCATGTGCCCGTCGCCATCGTCAGCGCCTGTACCCAGCTCGAGGTCGAGGCCGGGATCGCCGCCGGCGTGGACGCGTTCGTCGCCAAGCCCTTCGAGCCCGCGGAGCTGGTGCGGGTCGTACGGCGGCTCGTCGAGCGGAAGGGTGCCCCTGCGGGGAGGGCCGGGAGGGCCGGTCGGGGGGCCTGA
- a CDS encoding MFS transporter yields MLILKRAFGSLSVRNFRLFFLGQLLSVTCTWMMVIAQDWLVLELSGDSGTALGVVTALQFTPVLLLTLYGGRLADRHSKRRILILANLTSGTLALALGLWVVRGDVRLWHIWLFALLLGAVNSVEAPTRIAFVGEMVGNELLPNASALSGAYFNAARVAGPAAAGLLIARLGVGPVILLNACSYLAAVAGLALMRPAELHGPPSRPAGASVVDGLRYVSRRADLILPLSLVGVLGLAGFNFQLTLPLLAKTEFRTGSAAFGLLSSSLAAGSLLAAFATTARRERPTAAVVTGSALAFGAAEALTGLAPTLPTAAFCLALTGFAMMYFAQAANHRVQLGSDPAYRGRVMALFTLIFMGTTPLGALLTGWLSDHWGPRWSLSTGGLISLTAAALALTLPLTREPARELDDSRT; encoded by the coding sequence GTGCTCATCCTGAAACGCGCCTTCGGCTCCCTCTCCGTACGCAACTTCCGGCTCTTCTTCCTCGGCCAGCTCCTCTCGGTGACGTGCACCTGGATGATGGTGATCGCGCAGGACTGGCTGGTGCTGGAGCTGTCGGGCGACTCGGGCACGGCACTGGGCGTGGTCACCGCCCTCCAGTTCACGCCGGTCCTCCTCCTCACCCTCTACGGCGGCCGGCTCGCCGACCGCCACAGCAAACGCCGCATCCTGATCCTGGCGAACCTCACGTCCGGCACCCTCGCGCTCGCCCTGGGGCTGTGGGTGGTCCGGGGCGACGTCCGGCTGTGGCACATCTGGCTCTTCGCCCTCCTCCTCGGCGCGGTCAACTCGGTCGAGGCGCCCACCCGCATCGCCTTCGTCGGCGAGATGGTCGGCAACGAACTGCTCCCCAACGCGTCGGCGCTGAGCGGCGCGTACTTCAACGCCGCCCGGGTGGCCGGCCCCGCGGCCGCGGGCCTGCTCATCGCCCGCCTCGGCGTCGGCCCGGTCATCCTGCTCAACGCGTGCAGCTACCTGGCCGCCGTGGCGGGCCTCGCCCTGATGCGCCCCGCGGAACTCCACGGCCCGCCCTCCCGCCCCGCGGGCGCCAGCGTCGTGGACGGCCTCCGCTACGTCTCCCGGCGCGCCGACCTGATCCTGCCCCTCTCCCTGGTCGGCGTACTGGGCCTGGCCGGCTTCAACTTCCAGCTGACGCTCCCGCTGCTGGCCAAGACCGAGTTCCGCACCGGCTCGGCGGCCTTCGGACTGCTGAGCAGCTCCCTCGCGGCGGGCTCCCTCCTGGCCGCCTTCGCGACGACGGCCCGCCGCGAACGCCCCACGGCGGCCGTGGTCACCGGCTCGGCCCTGGCCTTCGGCGCCGCGGAAGCCCTCACGGGCCTGGCCCCCACCCTCCCGACGGCGGCCTTCTGCCTCGCCCTCACGGGCTTCGCGATGATGTACTTCGCCCAGGCGGCCAACCACCGCGTCCAACTCGGCTCGGACCCCGCCTACCGCGGCCGCGTGATGGCCCTCTTCACCCTGATCTTCATGGGCACCACCCCCCTGGGCGCCCTCCTGACGGGCTGGCTCTCCGACCACTGGGGCCCCCGCTGGTCCCTCTCGACGGGCGGCCTCATCTCCCTGACGGCCGCGGCCCTGGCCCTGACGCTGCCCCTGACCCGGGAACCCGCCCGCGAGCTGGACGACTCCCGCACCTGA
- a CDS encoding XdhC family protein → MRGLAETARQWAAEGRVAFLARPVTEQGFGPRDPAGAVLVDPRGECVGALYRGVFDAELVAEAGALGGAGETARVCEVSVGADEAAEAKLTCGGRAEVLLQPLSAIPAEWWELLGTGAGVALVTRLSEGADGAVSEVVRAGDEPADDAGRRAGELLGTRRPGRDALYGGSGLVLVEAYPSAPYVVVGGTGELAEVIGAQAALLGWESVVVENAADAQKALTAHRDAACLVLLSHDPDFDVPVLRNALALGVPYVGALGSRRTTARRREGLLAAGVGEDGLARVHGPIGLDLGARTPAETALAICAEILGVLGGRDARGLRDSDGPLR, encoded by the coding sequence ATGCGTGGGCTTGCGGAGACGGCGCGGCAGTGGGCGGCGGAGGGGCGGGTGGCGTTCCTGGCCCGGCCGGTGACCGAGCAGGGGTTCGGACCCCGGGACCCGGCCGGGGCCGTGCTCGTGGACCCCCGCGGGGAGTGCGTCGGGGCCCTGTACCGCGGGGTGTTCGACGCCGAGCTGGTCGCGGAGGCCGGGGCCCTGGGCGGCGCCGGGGAGACCGCGCGGGTGTGCGAGGTGTCGGTGGGGGCCGACGAGGCCGCGGAGGCGAAGCTGACCTGTGGCGGGCGGGCGGAGGTGCTGCTGCAGCCGCTGTCCGCGATCCCCGCCGAATGGTGGGAACTGCTGGGCACCGGGGCCGGGGTGGCGCTGGTGACCCGGCTCAGCGAGGGCGCGGACGGCGCCGTCAGCGAGGTCGTACGGGCCGGCGACGAGCCGGCCGACGACGCCGGGCGGCGGGCCGGGGAGCTGCTGGGGACCCGGCGGCCCGGGCGGGACGCCCTGTACGGGGGGTCCGGGCTGGTGCTGGTGGAGGCGTACCCGTCGGCCCCGTACGTGGTGGTCGGCGGGACCGGGGAGCTGGCCGAGGTCATCGGGGCGCAGGCGGCGCTGCTGGGCTGGGAGTCCGTGGTGGTGGAGAACGCGGCGGACGCGCAGAAGGCGCTGACCGCGCACCGGGACGCCGCCTGCCTGGTGCTGCTCAGCCACGATCCGGACTTCGACGTGCCGGTCCTGCGGAACGCGCTCGCGCTGGGGGTCCCGTACGTCGGCGCGCTGGGGTCGCGGCGGACCACCGCGCGGCGCCGGGAGGGCCTGCTGGCCGCCGGGGTGGGCGAGGACGGGCTGGCGCGGGTGCACGGGCCGATCGGGCTGGACCTGGGGGCCAGGACCCCGGCTGAGACGGCGCTGGCCATCTGCGCCGAGATCCTCGGGGTGCTCGGGGGGCGGGACGCGCGGGGGCTGCGGGATTCGGACGGGCCGCTGCGCTGA
- a CDS encoding DUF6479 family protein, whose amino-acid sequence MDTILSVDEILTDIAWFFVVGIVIAGVLLAGFKLGQRVREKEPPPPTPESQPHLPDGGPVHEVREERDPVEIPEGGLRPHEMQGYGNFGSTTSDHADQVRAERESGYEKPEGPGPHPQPGAPPDAGRGAHA is encoded by the coding sequence ATGGACACGATCCTCAGCGTGGACGAGATCCTGACCGACATCGCGTGGTTCTTCGTCGTCGGCATCGTCATCGCCGGCGTCCTGCTCGCCGGGTTCAAGCTGGGCCAGCGGGTCCGGGAGAAGGAGCCGCCGCCGCCCACCCCGGAGAGCCAGCCGCACCTGCCCGACGGCGGGCCGGTCCACGAGGTCCGCGAGGAGCGTGACCCGGTGGAGATCCCCGAGGGCGGCCTGCGGCCGCACGAGATGCAGGGCTACGGGAACTTCGGCTCCACCACCTCCGACCACGCCGACCAGGTACGGGCCGAGCGCGAGTCCGGCTACGAGAAGCCCGAGGGCCCCGGACCGCACCCGCAGCCGGGGGCGCCGCCCGACGCGGGACGCGGCGCGCACGCCTGA
- a CDS encoding ATP-dependent DNA ligase, whose product MTPQAVRVALASAVRTLPRGAGLAYEPKFDGHRMVVLRTEEDVVLQARSGRIVTGAFPDLAAAARQLPAGTVLDGEVVVWHAGRTDFALVQRRAAAANAARAAVLAQSLPASYAAFDVLELAGVDVRGRPYERRRALLVDLLLPLGPPLQPVPMTTDPELAETWYETLPASGIEGLVVKRLDQPYPAGRRAWRKLRHTDVRDAAVIGYTGTPRRPLALVLVLPGEEDQAPLVSSPLSAVLRAELAAVVAERGGAGTGGGVVTAIGLGEVPFTLLDPPLAAEVRHTALRHPPPEVLRLRTDL is encoded by the coding sequence GTGACCCCGCAGGCCGTCAGGGTCGCGCTCGCCTCCGCCGTACGGACCCTGCCGCGGGGGGCGGGCCTGGCGTACGAGCCGAAGTTCGACGGCCACCGCATGGTCGTGCTGCGCACCGAGGAGGACGTGGTGCTCCAGGCCCGCTCCGGGCGGATCGTCACCGGCGCCTTCCCCGACCTGGCGGCGGCCGCCCGGCAGTTGCCCGCCGGGACCGTGCTGGACGGGGAGGTGGTCGTCTGGCACGCGGGCCGCACGGACTTCGCGCTGGTCCAGCGGCGCGCGGCGGCGGCCAACGCGGCCCGGGCCGCGGTGCTCGCGCAGAGCCTGCCGGCCTCGTACGCGGCGTTCGACGTGCTGGAGCTGGCCGGGGTGGACGTACGCGGCCGCCCCTACGAGCGGCGCCGGGCCCTGCTGGTCGACCTGCTGCTGCCGCTGGGCCCGCCGCTCCAGCCGGTGCCGATGACGACGGACCCCGAGCTGGCCGAGACCTGGTACGAGACCCTGCCCGCCAGCGGCATCGAGGGCCTGGTCGTCAAGCGGCTGGACCAGCCCTACCCGGCCGGGCGGCGCGCCTGGCGCAAGCTCCGGCACACCGACGTGCGGGACGCGGCGGTGATCGGCTACACCGGCACCCCGCGCCGCCCGCTGGCGCTCGTCCTGGTCCTGCCGGGGGAGGAGGACCAGGCGCCGCTGGTGTCGAGCCCGCTCTCGGCGGTGCTGCGCGCCGAGCTGGCGGCGGTCGTCGCGGAACGCGGGGGCGCGGGTACCGGCGGGGGCGTGGTCACGGCGATCGGGCTCGGCGAGGTGCCGTTCACCCTGCTGGACCCGCCGCTGGCGGCCGAGGTCCGGCACACCGCGCTGCGCCACCCCCCGCCGGAGGTGCTGCGGCTGCGGACGGACCTCTGA
- the ligD gene encoding non-homologous end-joining DNA ligase, with protein MTPITMVEGRRIALSNLEKVLYPETGFTKGEVLHYYATVADALLAHIKDRPLSFLRYPDGPDGQLFFTKNPPPGTPAWVRTTPVPRSEDERAEQVVVSGLASLMWAANLVVEFHTPQWRAGAPAVADRLVLDLDPGPPATVVECCAAALWLRERLAADGLTAYAKTSGSKGLHLAVALEPVPSARASAYAKALAQEAEAEFPDLVVHRMAKALRPGKVFVDHSQNAAAKTTAAPYTLRARRLPTVSAPVSWAEVEACRDPHDLVFLADDIPPRLARDGDLLAPLTDSGRAGSLP; from the coding sequence ATGACGCCGATCACGATGGTGGAGGGGCGTCGCATCGCGCTCAGCAACCTGGAGAAGGTCCTCTACCCGGAGACCGGCTTCACCAAGGGCGAGGTGCTGCACTACTACGCCACCGTCGCGGACGCCCTCCTCGCGCACATCAAGGACCGCCCGCTGTCCTTCCTGCGCTACCCGGACGGCCCGGACGGCCAGCTCTTCTTCACCAAGAACCCGCCGCCCGGTACGCCCGCCTGGGTGAGGACCACCCCCGTGCCGCGCTCCGAGGACGAACGGGCCGAACAGGTGGTCGTGTCCGGCCTGGCGTCCCTGATGTGGGCGGCCAACCTCGTCGTCGAGTTCCACACCCCCCAGTGGCGGGCCGGCGCCCCCGCCGTCGCCGACCGGCTCGTGCTCGACCTCGACCCCGGCCCGCCCGCCACCGTCGTCGAATGCTGCGCCGCCGCCCTGTGGCTGCGCGAGCGCCTCGCCGCCGACGGCCTGACCGCGTACGCCAAGACCTCCGGCTCCAAGGGCCTCCACCTGGCCGTGGCGCTCGAACCGGTCCCCTCCGCGCGCGCCTCCGCGTACGCCAAGGCCCTCGCCCAGGAGGCCGAGGCCGAGTTCCCCGACCTGGTCGTGCACCGCATGGCCAAGGCGCTGCGCCCCGGCAAGGTCTTCGTCGACCACAGCCAGAACGCCGCCGCCAAGACCACCGCGGCTCCCTACACGCTGCGCGCGCGGCGCCTGCCGACCGTCTCCGCGCCCGTCTCCTGGGCGGAGGTCGAAGCCTGCCGCGACCCCCACGACCTGGTGTTCCTCGCCGACGACATCCCGCCCCGGCTGGCCCGCGACGGCGACCTCCTCGCCCCGCTCACCGACTCCGGACGGGCCGGGAGCCTGCCGTGA
- a CDS encoding Ku protein encodes MRSIWNGAISFGLVSIPIKLVNATESHSISFRQIHVTDGGRVRYRKVCELDGEEVPSAEIGKGYEEADGSIIPITEEDLARLPIATAKTIEIVSFVPADEIDPLQLDAAYYLAANGATAAKPYTLLREALKRSRRVAIAKYALRGRERLGMLRVVDDVIAMHGLLWPDEIRAPEGVAPEASVSVREAELNLADALMATLGEVEMTSLHDDYREAVEAMIAAKAGGAFEPAEAVVEPAGGQVIDLMAALENSVRAARASRGTDEGGEGGTEAEVTPIRRGAAAAAPKAVGGKKSTAGAAGRRTAPAAKKTTAKSTAKTTAKPASTASSAKSGGKKSTSAATKSAATARKSTSTATKSASTARKSTSTAAKSASAAAKKTAAAKKAAPRKRTSA; translated from the coding sequence GTGCGATCCATTTGGAACGGGGCGATCTCCTTCGGCCTGGTCAGCATCCCGATCAAGCTCGTGAACGCCACCGAGAGCCACTCGATCTCCTTCCGTCAGATCCACGTGACCGACGGCGGCCGCGTCCGCTACCGCAAGGTGTGCGAACTGGACGGGGAGGAGGTGCCCTCCGCCGAGATCGGCAAGGGGTACGAGGAGGCGGACGGGTCGATCATCCCGATCACGGAGGAGGACCTGGCCCGGCTGCCGATCGCCACGGCGAAGACGATCGAGATCGTGTCGTTCGTGCCGGCCGACGAGATCGATCCGCTCCAGCTGGACGCCGCGTACTACCTCGCCGCGAACGGGGCCACGGCGGCCAAGCCGTACACGCTGCTGCGGGAGGCGCTCAAGCGCAGCCGGCGGGTGGCTATCGCCAAGTACGCGCTGCGGGGGCGGGAGCGGCTGGGCATGCTGCGGGTCGTCGACGACGTGATCGCGATGCACGGGCTGCTGTGGCCGGACGAGATCAGGGCGCCGGAGGGGGTGGCCCCGGAGGCCTCGGTGTCCGTGCGGGAAGCCGAACTGAACCTGGCCGACGCGCTGATGGCGACGCTGGGCGAGGTGGAGATGACCTCCCTGCACGACGACTACCGCGAGGCCGTGGAGGCGATGATCGCGGCGAAGGCGGGCGGGGCGTTCGAGCCCGCGGAGGCCGTGGTGGAGCCGGCCGGCGGGCAGGTGATCGACCTGATGGCGGCGCTGGAGAACAGCGTGCGGGCCGCCAGGGCCTCGCGGGGCACGGACGAGGGCGGGGAGGGCGGCACGGAGGCGGAGGTGACCCCGATCCGGCGCGGCGCGGCGGCCGCCGCGCCGAAGGCGGTGGGCGGGAAGAAGTCGACGGCCGGGGCCGCCGGACGGAGGACGGCCCCGGCGGCGAAGAAGACCACGGCGAAGTCCACGGCGAAGACGACGGCGAAGCCGGCCTCGACGGCCTCGTCCGCCAAGTCGGGCGGCAAGAAGTCGACTTCGGCCGCCACGAAGTCCGCCGCCACCGCCAGGAAGAGCACCTCCACGGCCACGAAGTCCGCCTCCACGGCCCGGAAGTCCACCTCGACCGCCGCCAAGTCCGCCTCCGCCGCCGCGAAGAAGACGGCCGCCGCGAAGAAGGCCGCGCCGCGCAAGCGGACTTCGGCCTGA
- a CDS encoding NERD domain-containing protein — protein MRGLKVLPSGRPGRGRLYVNRPDGQAVAWYDRQANRISVLADDQREAVLAVLRPYLTRGWSIGPPPVPTPAELRGLSLPPDGDLAPNRPGETLLGELAYGSPGSRARHRMRQELQARQRTGAEVDLLEASDWRALHDVPLPGLGLLDHLLIGPPGVLAVRTVPGRRQRAQVGDLLLTVGRAEPRPDPRWIRRAAACAARVLAAPVTPALVLADAARVEVAPTQRDVLVLQPPTLTTLLRGTPATLKPPEIEALFAVARARPAWT, from the coding sequence ATGCGCGGACTCAAGGTCCTTCCGAGCGGCCGGCCCGGCCGCGGCCGGCTCTACGTCAACCGGCCCGACGGCCAGGCCGTTGCCTGGTACGACCGGCAGGCCAACCGGATCAGCGTCCTGGCGGACGACCAGCGCGAGGCGGTACTGGCGGTCCTGCGCCCGTACCTGACCCGCGGCTGGAGCATCGGCCCGCCGCCGGTGCCCACCCCCGCCGAGCTGCGCGGCCTGAGCCTGCCGCCCGACGGGGACCTGGCCCCGAACCGGCCCGGCGAGACCCTGCTGGGGGAGCTGGCGTACGGGTCCCCGGGCAGCCGGGCCCGGCACCGGATGCGGCAGGAGCTCCAGGCGCGGCAGCGCACGGGTGCGGAGGTCGATCTGCTGGAGGCCTCGGACTGGCGGGCGCTGCACGACGTGCCGCTGCCCGGTCTGGGGCTGCTGGACCACCTGCTCATCGGCCCGCCGGGCGTCCTGGCCGTGCGTACGGTCCCGGGCCGCCGCCAGCGCGCCCAGGTCGGGGACCTGCTGCTGACGGTGGGCCGCGCCGAGCCCCGTCCGGACCCGCGCTGGATCCGGCGGGCGGCCGCCTGCGCCGCCCGCGTGCTGGCCGCGCCGGTCACCCCGGCCCTGGTCCTGGCCGACGCCGCCCGGGTGGAGGTGGCGCCGACGCAGCGCGACGTCCTGGTCCTCCAGCCCCCGACCCTGACGACCCTGCTGCGGGGCACGCCGGCGACCCTCAAACCCCCGGAGATCGAAGCCCTCTTCGCCGTGGCCCGCGCCCGCCCGGCGTGGACCTAG